TCGGGACTCTCGCTGGCAACCACGCGGGCCGATATTTTGCTCGCCGCCACCGAAGCGGTTGCCTTCCGCCTGGCCGATACCTGCGACGCGGTGCGCGCGATCGCGCCCCAGAACGCGACGATCATTGCCAACGGCGCTGCCCTGCTCAAGTCCGACCTGCTCCTGCAGATCGTTACCGACACGCTCGATGCGCCCATCGTGGCCCTGGACGAGTCGCTCGAGTCTGCCGCGCGGGGCGCGGCTGTCCTGGCGCTTGCCGTCATCGAGCCGGCGGCGACACCGTTCGATCCCGTCGCTGGCGCCCGAGTCACCGAGCCCGATCCAGCGCGTGCCGATCGCTACACCGCCGAACGCGGCCGGCAAGAAATGCTTCTGAAGCTCTTTCAGCAACCTGACTCGCCGTGGAACGCCAAGACATGAGTGCTGACTTCACGGGTGTACTCGTCCTACACTTTCCCTATCAGCGCGCCGAGAATGACACGACGCGCTGATCTCTTTGCTCGCAGTTCGAGGACGTTTACATGCTCGATTTCACTGGCACCCAGGTCGTGGCCGTTTTTGCTCATCCCGATGACGAGGCATTCACTATTGGCGGCGCTATCTCGGCGTTTTCCGACCGTGGGGCAACTGTGACATTGGTGACTGCCACCCGCGGCGAACAAGGCGAGATCGCGCATCCGTCGTTGGCCACTCCGGATAACCTGGGTGACGTGCGCGAGCAGGAGCTGCTCGATGCCGCTGCTATCCTGGGCATCTCATCCGTCCGCTTTCTCGATTTCCGTGATTCCGGCATGTACGGCACCGACGCCAACCACCACCCGCATGCGTTCATTCAACAGAAGCCGGAAGCAGTAGCTGAAAAGCTCGCCGAAATCCTCGAGGTGATCCGCCCTGATGTGGTGATAACGTTCTCGGAGGAAGGCGGCTACCTCCACCCGGACCACATCCATATCTACGAATCAGTGGTCGCCACCGGCCAACTGCGACCCGACCTGGTGCCGCATCTCTATCTCAGCTCGTTCCCGCGTGAATTCTTTCTCGAGATCGCCAACCAGGATCACGGCGCGTTTGCCGGTATGTCCGAAGAACGCCGCAACCGAATGGGGCAGCCAAAGTCCGCCTTTACCCTGGTTGCCAATGTCGAGCCGTACATCGAGCGCAAGGTCTCGGCGTTTGCCGCTCACAAGACCCAGCAACCGAAGGAAGGCGAACGCGACTTCCTGGAAAGCGACGAGGCCCGCCGCCAGTTCGCAATGCACGAGTACTACATTCACGCATCGACCGACGAATCGGCGCCCGATCCGCTCGTTCGCCTCGCCTCCGACCTGCCAGGCTCGACGGTCAGGTAGGCCAGTCGCGCCCCCGGACGAACAAGGAAGAAACAACACACGAGCGCGGCCGATTGGCCGCGCTCGTTGCTTCGAATAGCTATTGATGGACCAGGCCGAGAACTACTGCTTGGCCACTTCCAGTTCGAGACTGATCTTGATCTCCTCGCCGACGAGCACGCCACCCTTCTCGAGCGTGGCGTTCCAGCCGAGCCCATAGTCCTTGCGGTTGATCTTGGTCTCGCCCTCGAAACCGGCCACATCGACGCCCCAGGGGTTTGTACCCTCACCGGTCTGCTCGGCCTTGATCTTTACGGCGTTGGTCACGCCGTGCATCGTCAACTCACCGTGAATGGTGAAGTCGTCGGCGTCTTCGAAGTCGATCGAGGTGCTCTTGAAGGTAATGGTCGGATAGACCGCGACATCGAAGAAATCAGCGGAACGCAGGTGCTCGTCACGCTTGGCGTCGCCAGTCGTCACAGTCGAAGCGTCGATCGTGACATCGACCGTCGAATTCGCCGGGTTGTCGTTGTCGACCACGATCGTGCCTTCGAACCCGCGGAAGTTGCCGCGCACCGTCGAGAACATCATGTGCTTGACGGAAAATCCGACCTGCGAGTGCGATGCGTCGATCGCGTAGGTGGTCGTGCCGGTCTTGGTGCTGGTAGCGCTCATCGAGTCTGTTCCTTCTCCGTTTTGATACGCAACTTGTTAGTCACTTACCCTGTGACTTACACTTCGTCAGCGACTATATCGCAGCTCCTAACAATTGTCAAGGGGCTTACGATGAGTTAGAATGGTTGCAGGATCAACTGCCATGTCGCATCCCGCGACCGTCGCATTGCAGGACCGATCTGCACTGCAGGTGGCAAACACCGATGGTTCGTTTGGCGGGCACGCGTTTCAGCAGCCGTACGAGAAGTGACCTA
Above is a window of Thermomicrobiales bacterium DNA encoding:
- a CDS encoding YceI family protein, with protein sequence MSATSTKTGTTTYAIDASHSQVGFSVKHMMFSTVRGNFRGFEGTIVVDNDNPANSTVDVTIDASTVTTGDAKRDEHLRSADFFDVAVYPTITFKSTSIDFEDADDFTIHGELTMHGVTNAVKIKAEQTGEGTNPWGVDVAGFEGETKINRKDYGLGWNATLEKGGVLVGEEIKISLELEVAKQ
- a CDS encoding PIG-L deacetylase family protein, coding for MLDFTGTQVVAVFAHPDDEAFTIGGAISAFSDRGATVTLVTATRGEQGEIAHPSLATPDNLGDVREQELLDAAAILGISSVRFLDFRDSGMYGTDANHHPHAFIQQKPEAVAEKLAEILEVIRPDVVITFSEEGGYLHPDHIHIYESVVATGQLRPDLVPHLYLSSFPREFFLEIANQDHGAFAGMSEERRNRMGQPKSAFTLVANVEPYIERKVSAFAAHKTQQPKEGERDFLESDEARRQFAMHEYYIHASTDESAPDPLVRLASDLPGSTVR